In a genomic window of Pseudomonas putida:
- a CDS encoding PLP-dependent aminotransferase family protein, with the protein MSQFEQLLEELKASAALQRDKAETLYAQLADSLAEAIGNGKLKPGERLPPHRDFASALGVNITTVTKAMAVLQQKGLVESRPGRGTQVAQPRHPAAQFQSAPSNDPGTVDLSVNRPATDGFNRVLSQLLPRLASDPRFGDMKDYHPSEGPLWAREAAAQWLRHTGVEAHASQMLIAEGAQHGIASTLRSLTSSGDTVLADSVTYQGINALCRSLGLILVGVDADERGMSPEALRKACADHQPRLLFLVPSIHNPTAITLDAERRQALAAVIRETDLLVIEDDVYRPLLDQSPPAFAALLPERTIYISALSKCIAPGLRMGFVMAPLAMAQDIAAMQRIDCWSTSPLTALIATRLIEDGHAEQLVAEQREELRARQTLLASHLEGLEFEHSTTGTHAWLILPEPWTGSRFARLCHDRGVVLLAGGAFTLRPELSPQAVRINISAALSREQLIKALKIISQLARQGHLYMHNRI; encoded by the coding sequence ATGAGTCAATTCGAACAATTACTGGAAGAACTCAAGGCCAGTGCGGCATTGCAGCGCGACAAGGCGGAAACCCTGTATGCGCAATTGGCCGACTCGCTGGCCGAAGCCATCGGCAACGGCAAGCTCAAGCCGGGCGAACGGCTGCCGCCCCACCGTGACTTCGCCAGTGCGCTGGGGGTGAACATCACCACCGTGACCAAGGCGATGGCGGTGCTGCAGCAAAAAGGCCTGGTGGAAAGTCGCCCCGGGCGCGGCACCCAGGTCGCGCAACCCCGGCATCCGGCGGCGCAGTTCCAGTCGGCTCCGAGCAATGATCCCGGCACCGTCGACCTGAGCGTCAATCGCCCGGCCACCGACGGTTTCAACCGGGTCCTTTCACAACTGCTGCCGCGCCTGGCCAGCGACCCGCGCTTTGGTGACATGAAGGACTATCACCCCTCCGAAGGCCCGCTGTGGGCTCGCGAGGCCGCCGCGCAATGGCTGCGTCATACCGGTGTCGAGGCCCATGCTTCGCAGATGCTGATTGCCGAGGGTGCCCAGCATGGCATCGCCAGCACTTTGCGCAGCCTGACCAGCAGCGGCGATACCGTGCTGGCCGACAGCGTCACCTACCAGGGCATCAATGCCTTGTGCCGCTCGCTGGGGCTGATTCTGGTGGGCGTTGATGCGGACGAGCGCGGGATGTCCCCCGAAGCGCTGCGAAAGGCCTGCGCCGACCATCAGCCACGGCTGTTGTTTCTGGTGCCGTCGATCCACAACCCCACCGCCATCACCCTCGACGCCGAGCGCCGTCAAGCGCTGGCGGCGGTGATCCGCGAAACCGACTTGCTGGTGATCGAGGACGATGTCTATCGACCGCTGCTGGATCAGTCGCCGCCCGCCTTCGCCGCCTTGCTGCCGGAGCGCACGATCTACATTTCGGCTCTGTCCAAATGCATCGCGCCGGGCCTGCGCATGGGTTTTGTCATGGCGCCGCTGGCGATGGCCCAGGACATCGCCGCGATGCAGCGCATCGACTGCTGGAGCACTTCGCCGCTGACCGCGCTGATCGCCACCCGGCTGATCGAGGACGGTCATGCCGAGCAACTGGTGGCCGAGCAACGCGAAGAATTGCGCGCCCGGCAGACGCTGCTTGCCAGCCACCTCGAAGGCCTGGAGTTCGAGCACAGCACCACCGGCACCCACGCCTGGCTGATCCTGCCGGAACCCTGGACCGGCTCGCGTTTCGCCCGCCTGTGCCACGACCGTGGTGTGGTGCTGCTGGCCGGTGGCGCCTTCACCCTGCGCCCGGAACTCTCGCCGCAAGCGGTGCGCATCAACATTTCGGCGGCCCTGTCCCGCGAGCAACTGATCAAGGCCCTGAAAATCATCAGCCAGCTGGCACGCCAGGGGCATCTCTACATGCACAACCGGATCTGA
- a CDS encoding amino acid permease, with amino-acid sequence MSKAQPTQAQTPSKNGQQRLSGALRQRHITMISLGGIIGAGLFVGSSATIQAIGPAAFLSYLAAGIVVMLVMRMLGEMAVALPGVGSFTEYARIGLGNWVGFTSGWLYWYFWVIVVAVEAVVGANILEQWIPLPAWVIGLSLLAIMTAINCLSVKSYGEFEYWFASLKVFAIIVFIFVTGAYLFGFAPSTSDLLGNLVNDRGFMPYGVSAILAGVPTVIFAVGGAEIATIAAAESDDPSKNVANMTRSVIFRVITFYVGSIFLIVCVVPWGQIVAGHSPFVAALDVMRIPGAAMIMQAVVLVAVLSALNSGLYVSSRILFGLGQRGDAPAKLAVLTERKVPRAAVLLSSVIGYIAIMAAIISPQGVFLFLVNASGAVMLFVYLAVALAQIRVRRQVEATAPARLTLKMWLFPWLSYAVVAVIAGVLVAMAFQESLRTQFLASLVSLVVVSAAYLILKRQRQPIAKPHVSAIDILAGLSARS; translated from the coding sequence ATGAGCAAGGCCCAGCCAACCCAGGCACAAACCCCTTCGAAAAACGGCCAGCAACGCCTCAGCGGCGCCTTGCGCCAGCGCCACATCACCATGATTTCCCTGGGCGGGATCATCGGTGCCGGTCTCTTTGTCGGCAGCAGCGCCACCATCCAGGCGATCGGGCCGGCGGCCTTTCTCAGTTATCTCGCTGCCGGCATCGTGGTGATGCTGGTCATGCGCATGCTGGGCGAAATGGCGGTGGCCTTGCCCGGTGTCGGTTCCTTTACCGAATACGCGCGCATCGGCCTGGGCAACTGGGTCGGCTTCACCAGCGGCTGGTTGTACTGGTACTTCTGGGTGATCGTGGTGGCGGTGGAAGCAGTGGTCGGCGCCAATATCCTCGAGCAGTGGATACCGCTGCCGGCGTGGGTGATCGGGTTGAGCCTGCTGGCAATCATGACCGCCATCAACTGCCTGTCGGTCAAATCCTATGGCGAGTTCGAGTACTGGTTCGCGTCGCTGAAGGTCTTCGCGATCATCGTCTTCATCTTTGTCACCGGCGCCTACCTGTTTGGTTTCGCCCCGAGCACCAGCGACCTGTTGGGCAACCTGGTCAATGACCGTGGCTTCATGCCCTACGGCGTCAGCGCCATCCTGGCCGGGGTGCCAACGGTGATTTTCGCCGTGGGCGGTGCCGAGATCGCGACCATTGCCGCCGCCGAATCCGATGACCCGTCCAAGAACGTGGCGAACATGACCCGTTCGGTGATCTTCCGCGTCATCACCTTCTATGTCGGTTCTATCTTCCTGATCGTCTGCGTGGTGCCCTGGGGCCAGATCGTCGCCGGGCATTCGCCGTTCGTGGCGGCACTGGATGTCATGCGCATTCCCGGCGCGGCCATGATCATGCAGGCGGTGGTCCTGGTAGCGGTGCTGTCGGCGCTGAACTCCGGGCTGTATGTGTCGTCGCGGATTCTGTTCGGCCTGGGCCAGCGCGGCGATGCCCCGGCGAAACTGGCGGTGCTGACCGAGCGCAAGGTGCCGCGGGCCGCCGTGCTGCTCAGCAGTGTGATCGGCTACATCGCGATCATGGCGGCGATCATTTCTCCCCAGGGCGTGTTCCTGTTCCTGGTCAATGCCTCAGGTGCGGTGATGCTGTTCGTGTACCTGGCGGTGGCACTGGCGCAGATCAGGGTGCGTCGCCAGGTCGAGGCCACGGCGCCCGCGCGGCTGACCCTGAAGATGTGGCTGTTTCCCTGGCTGTCCTATGCTGTGGTGGCAGTGATTGCGGGTGTTTTGGTCGCCATGGCGTTCCAGGAATCCTTGCGTACACAGTTCCTCGCCAGCCTGGTCAGCCTCGTCGTAGTGTCCGCCGCTTACCTGATTCTCAAGCGTCAGCGACAGCCAATCGCCAAACCCCACGTCAGTGCCATCGACATCCTCGCAGGCTTGTCGGCACGGTCATGA
- a CDS encoding pyridoxal-phosphate dependent enzyme, giving the protein MLHIRTPLILHPDLSTASRRIWLKLENLQPGGSFKVRGIGLLCSQAKAQGKRKVICPSGGNAGFATAVAAARLGLEACVVVPHTTPESTRARISKTGAQVIVHGKVWDEANKRAKELAKGADTEYVPAFDHPVLWQGHSTMVDEILEDCPQVDAIVTSVGGGGLLAGILTGLIRHQRMDCRIIACETEGAASFAAAVRAGHPVKFPRIDTVARSLGAALVAAWPVEHIRDFSHECVVLGDEEAIMGVVRYASDLRQLVEPACGVSLAIAYLDHPAIAGAHDVVIVVCGGVSISAQLVAGWAR; this is encoded by the coding sequence ATGCTGCACATCCGAACACCCTTGATCCTGCACCCGGACCTCTCGACGGCGTCCCGCCGAATCTGGCTCAAACTGGAAAACCTGCAACCCGGCGGCTCCTTCAAGGTGCGCGGCATCGGGCTGCTGTGCAGTCAGGCCAAGGCGCAGGGCAAGCGCAAGGTGATTTGCCCGTCAGGGGGCAATGCCGGCTTTGCCACCGCTGTGGCCGCCGCCCGCCTGGGGTTGGAGGCCTGTGTGGTGGTGCCGCACACCACCCCTGAGTCGACCCGGGCCAGGATCAGCAAAACCGGGGCGCAAGTGATCGTCCATGGCAAGGTTTGGGATGAGGCCAATAAACGGGCCAAGGAATTGGCCAAAGGCGCGGACACCGAATACGTGCCGGCTTTCGACCATCCGGTGCTGTGGCAAGGGCACAGCACGATGGTCGATGAAATCCTCGAGGATTGCCCGCAGGTCGACGCCATCGTCACGTCGGTGGGCGGTGGTGGTCTGCTCGCGGGAATACTCACCGGGCTGATTCGTCACCAACGCATGGATTGTCGGATCATCGCCTGCGAAACCGAGGGCGCTGCGTCTTTCGCGGCCGCCGTCAGGGCCGGGCATCCGGTCAAGTTTCCTCGTATCGATACGGTCGCCCGTTCACTCGGTGCAGCCCTGGTGGCTGCTTGGCCGGTGGAGCACATCCGCGATTTCAGCCACGAATGCGTGGTGCTTGGCGATGAGGAAGCGATCATGGGGGTGGTGCGTTATGCCAGCGATTTGCGTCAGCTGGTGGAGCCGGCCTGTGGGGTTTCATTGGCGATTGCCTACCTGGATCACCCGGCGATTGCCGGCGCCCACGATGTGGTGATTGTGGTGTGTGGCGGGGTCAGCATCAGCGCGCAACTGGTGGCCGGCTGGGCGCGTTGA
- a CDS encoding DUF2388 domain-containing protein: protein MRRLIILSSLLLCLPVGSALADVDAGDVATSAGVSASLYSTFKDHKMMIPARDDASSFVASGGTIRGAYLESVFQQLRQDHPDLANASDEDLAQAILVQDSAVANH, encoded by the coding sequence ATGCGCCGTCTGATAATCCTTTCTTCCCTGCTGCTGTGTTTACCTGTCGGCTCTGCACTGGCCGACGTGGATGCGGGCGACGTCGCCACCTCGGCCGGCGTATCCGCTTCGCTGTATTCGACCTTCAAGGATCACAAAATGATGATTCCCGCCCGGGATGACGCCTCCAGCTTCGTAGCCAGTGGCGGCACGATTCGCGGCGCGTATCTGGAGTCGGTGTTCCAGCAACTGCGCCAGGATCATCCTGACCTGGCCAACGCCAGTGACGAAGATCTGGCTCAGGCGATCCTCGTCCAGGACAGTGCCGTCGCCAATCACTGA
- a CDS encoding SDR family NAD(P)-dependent oxidoreductase has protein sequence MTHSSKGTALITGASSGIGAVYADRLARLGYNLILVARSQAKLNALANRLSDETGRNVEVVAADLKDPADLLRVERILHSDASITLLVNNAGVGAVMPLLGSPVDDMQEMINLNITALTRLAYAVAPGFVARGGGTVINIASIVAIAPEVLNGVYGATKAFVLALSQSMHHELVDKGVRIQAVLPGATATDFWSEAGNPVENLPQKIVMSAGDMVDAALAGLASGEVVTIPGLHDGAQWDQYEAQRRVLSGLFGNSRPAPRYL, from the coding sequence ATGACGCATTCATCCAAAGGCACCGCACTGATTACCGGCGCATCCTCTGGCATCGGCGCGGTCTACGCAGACCGGCTCGCCCGTCTGGGTTACAACCTGATTCTGGTCGCCCGCAGTCAGGCAAAACTCAATGCTCTGGCCAACCGCTTGAGCGATGAAACCGGACGTAACGTGGAAGTGGTCGCCGCTGATTTGAAGGACCCGGCGGACCTGCTGCGGGTCGAACGGATTCTGCACAGCGACGCCAGCATCACCCTGCTGGTCAATAACGCCGGGGTGGGGGCGGTCATGCCGCTGCTGGGCAGCCCGGTGGATGACATGCAAGAGATGATCAACCTCAACATCACTGCGCTGACACGCCTGGCCTATGCGGTGGCACCGGGCTTCGTCGCCCGTGGCGGCGGCACCGTGATCAACATCGCCTCGATTGTCGCCATCGCTCCGGAAGTCCTCAACGGCGTGTATGGTGCCACCAAGGCGTTCGTGCTCGCCCTGAGCCAGTCGATGCACCATGAGCTGGTCGACAAGGGCGTGCGTATCCAGGCCGTGCTGCCGGGCGCCACCGCCACTGACTTCTGGAGCGAGGCGGGTAACCCGGTGGAAAACCTGCCGCAGAAAATCGTCATGTCGGCCGGGGATATGGTCGATGCGGCGCTGGCGGGATTGGCCAGCGGCGAGGTGGTGACCATTCCGGGGCTGCACGACGGTGCGCAGTGGGATCAGTACGAGGCGCAACGTCGGGTGTTGTCCGGGTTGTTCGGCAATTCCAGGCCGGCGCCGCGTTACCTCTAA
- a CDS encoding RidA family protein, producing MPTIERQHTNQRMSQIVTHGNTVYLAGQVGEPQHDIAGQTRDALARVDALLAEAGSSREHLLQTTIWLADMADFAAMNEVWDAWVPAGHAPARACGEAKLADPALLVEVIVCAARDL from the coding sequence ATGCCAACCATCGAACGCCAACACACCAACCAGCGCATGAGCCAGATCGTCACCCACGGCAATACCGTGTACCTGGCCGGGCAAGTGGGCGAACCGCAGCACGACATCGCGGGCCAGACCCGCGATGCCCTGGCCCGGGTCGATGCCCTGCTTGCCGAAGCTGGCTCTTCCAGGGAGCACCTGCTGCAAACCACCATCTGGCTCGCCGACATGGCGGACTTCGCGGCAATGAACGAGGTGTGGGACGCCTGGGTCCCGGCGGGACACGCCCCGGCCCGGGCCTGTGGCGAGGCGAAACTGGCGGATCCAGCGTTGCTGGTCGAGGTGATCGTCTGCGCGGCAAGGGACCTGTAG
- a CDS encoding NAD(P)/FAD-dependent oxidoreductase codes for MTQPVHCEIAVIGAGVVGVATALWLRRQGYQVALLEREAIASGASYGNAGTLAPYGVMPIAQPSLLKAIPSLLFSKESPFVINWARLPQLMPWLVRFLNECRAARCAVNTQALSQILQHTYSGYAPLLADCPQADQHLQHKGCLYAYGTEQGFAGAQAAIELRRSLGIAQQVLKASEIEQLEPALAGKAVAGILFPESSHMDDPRAFIEALAAPLIAEGALHQATITDLQRKSDGLYLSSAESKRWRADRVVLCGGAWSAALAQQVGDRIPLDTERGYHIEFDMPETPLNRPCCPVESAFYMTPMAGRLRVAGTVELGSINDPANPKRFDYLERNVRRVMGLTQPVSRQWLGFRPSLPDSLPVIGPSPNEPRLIYAFGHQHLGLTLAGATGQLVADCIAGKAPAWLDSFSVQRF; via the coding sequence ATGACACAGCCCGTTCATTGTGAAATCGCCGTCATCGGTGCCGGCGTGGTCGGGGTTGCCACCGCGCTCTGGCTGCGTCGCCAGGGTTACCAGGTGGCGTTGCTGGAGCGCGAGGCGATTGCCAGCGGCGCGTCCTATGGCAATGCCGGGACCCTGGCGCCCTATGGCGTGATGCCGATTGCCCAGCCGTCACTGCTCAAGGCGATTCCGTCGCTGCTGTTTTCCAAAGAGTCGCCCTTTGTCATCAACTGGGCACGCCTGCCGCAGTTGATGCCGTGGCTGGTGCGCTTTCTCAATGAATGTCGTGCGGCGCGCTGCGCGGTCAACACCCAGGCCCTGAGCCAGATCCTCCAGCACACCTACAGCGGTTATGCACCGTTGCTGGCCGATTGTCCGCAGGCTGATCAACACCTGCAGCACAAGGGCTGCCTCTACGCCTACGGTACCGAGCAAGGATTTGCCGGCGCGCAGGCGGCCATCGAGTTGCGTCGTTCGCTGGGGATTGCCCAACAGGTGTTGAAGGCCTCGGAGATCGAACAGCTGGAGCCGGCGCTGGCGGGCAAGGCGGTAGCGGGCATCCTGTTTCCCGAGTCATCGCACATGGACGACCCGCGCGCCTTCATCGAGGCATTGGCAGCACCGCTGATCGCCGAGGGCGCCCTGCATCAGGCGACCATCACCGATTTGCAGCGCAAGAGCGACGGCCTGTACCTCAGCAGCGCCGAAAGCAAACGCTGGCGCGCCGACCGCGTCGTGCTGTGTGGTGGTGCCTGGTCGGCGGCGCTGGCACAACAGGTCGGCGACCGCATTCCGCTGGATACCGAACGCGGCTATCACATCGAATTCGACATGCCCGAGACCCCGCTCAATCGTCCGTGCTGCCCGGTGGAAAGTGCGTTCTACATGACGCCCATGGCCGGTCGCCTGCGCGTGGCCGGCACGGTGGAGCTGGGTTCGATCAACGACCCGGCCAACCCCAAGCGCTTCGATTATCTGGAGCGCAACGTGCGCCGGGTCATGGGCCTGACCCAACCGGTGTCGCGCCAGTGGCTGGGCTTTCGCCCTTCCCTGCCGGATTCGCTGCCGGTGATCGGGCCTTCGCCAAACGAGCCGCGGCTGATCTACGCCTTCGGCCATCAGCACCTGGGCCTCACGCTGGCGGGCGCCACCGGCCAGTTGGTGGCCGACTGCATCGCCGGCAAGGCGCCTGCATGGCTCGACAGTTTTTCCGTGCAACGCTTCTGA
- a CDS encoding transporter substrate-binding domain-containing protein, whose translation MSDFKFDTRGLSRRGLLKAAGYGSLAALAASATGPMSFAFAADKPIKTVRPGYLTAACLGDMPLGALREGVPIGTDLELLKLIADRLELKLDVLTMGFPAVVEAVRSGRADWFGGNFAWNPMRSKILLLTDPVFYTGAYVIMRDSEPFDTSITVNDVKGRTIGAITGYFTIPDMKKIEGVKEVKLYDNTDSCLRDVRAGRLDFAVLDAPTIDYMILQDPSLKLKQIPMAYDEKFPSLTAKFEAIWGVHPQNQDLFDGVNQGVRWLKATDQIKPVLAKYGIKNPDYLVPPAKNPRIGVDRDDKGNVIGPFEHPARDFSQAFA comes from the coding sequence ATGTCCGACTTCAAGTTCGATACCCGTGGTTTGTCCCGTCGCGGCCTGCTCAAGGCAGCTGGCTATGGTTCATTGGCGGCGCTGGCTGCCAGTGCAACAGGGCCGATGTCTTTTGCGTTCGCCGCCGACAAACCGATCAAGACCGTGCGCCCCGGCTACCTGACCGCCGCCTGCCTGGGCGACATGCCCCTGGGTGCCCTGCGCGAAGGCGTGCCCATCGGCACCGACCTTGAGCTGCTCAAGCTCATCGCCGACCGTCTGGAACTCAAGCTCGATGTGCTGACCATGGGCTTCCCGGCGGTGGTCGAAGCCGTGAGGTCCGGGCGTGCCGACTGGTTCGGCGGCAACTTCGCCTGGAACCCGATGCGCTCCAAGATCCTGCTGCTCACCGACCCGGTGTTCTACACCGGCGCCTACGTGATCATGCGCGACAGCGAGCCGTTCGACACCTCGATCACGGTCAACGATGTGAAGGGCCGCACCATCGGCGCCATCACCGGTTATTTCACCATCCCCGACATGAAGAAAATCGAAGGCGTGAAGGAGGTCAAACTCTACGACAACACCGATTCGTGCCTGCGCGACGTGCGCGCCGGGCGCCTGGATTTCGCCGTGCTCGATGCCCCGACCATCGACTACATGATCCTTCAGGACCCGAGCCTCAAGCTCAAACAGATCCCCATGGCCTACGACGAAAAATTCCCCAGCCTGACCGCCAAGTTCGAGGCGATCTGGGGCGTGCATCCGCAGAACCAGGACCTGTTCGATGGCGTCAACCAGGGCGTGCGCTGGCTGAAGGCGACCGACCAGATCAAGCCGGTCCTGGCCAAGTACGGCATCAAGAACCCCGACTACCTGGTGCCACCGGCGAAGAACCCGCGCATCGGCGTCGACCGTGACGACAAGGGCAATGTGATCGGTCCGTTCGAACACCCGGCCCGTGATTTCAGCCAGGCCTTCGCCTGA